The DNA region TACCTACTTTCCTGCCATTAACTTCAACCAAAGGCATAACTCCCATCAGGGCATTGGTTAAAAAACACTCATCGGCCTCAAAAATCTCCCCGAGTTCTACCTGCCTCTCCTCAACCGGGAGGCCCAGCGCAGCAGCCAGCCTTAACACCGTCGCCCGAGTTATTCCCGGTAGAATTCCGCTATTCAGGTCGGGAGTTATAACCTGTTCCTGCTTGACTAGGAAAAAATTGCTCATGGTACCTTCGGCTACAAATCCGTTTACGTTGAGCATAATCCCTTCCAGGGCGCCCTGTTGACGCGCTTCCTCTCTCGCCAAAATATTGTCTAGAAAACTCAGGGATTTTATTTTGGTAACCGGCGAATAAGGGTTGCGGCGAATGGAACTTATAACGGCAGAAATACCTTTCCGGTAATTTTCCTGCCTGTAAGGTAGTCCGTGCTGGTAGGTAATTAAAAGTTGTGGCTTTTCGCAACCGCCGGACAGGATTATACGTAGTATTCCTTCGCTGCCTCGGTTAACTTCTATCGTATTCTCTACTAATTTAACTAATTCCTTTCTGGAACAGGGAAGGCTTAAATTTAAGTATTGGGCCGACTTTAAAAGCCGGGCCAGGTGGTCTTCCAGTAAGACCGCTTTATTATTGTAAACATGAAGCGTCTCGAACAAACCCTCGCCGTAAAGAAACCCTCGATCCTTCACGGAGATTTTTGCTCTGCTCCGGGGCAATAATGAACCGTTTAAACAAATAACCTCTTCCATAATTCTCATCCCGCCCTTCAAATTCCTAGAGCATTCATCAACGCTTTAGCCTTATCCAGAGTTTCCTGATACTCCTTTTGAGGTACGGAATCGGCTACAATCCCGCCCCCTGCCTGAAAATAAGCCCGATTATCTTTTATAATAAAAGTTCTTATCACGATATTCAAATCAGCCCGGCCGGAAAAGTCGATATAGCCTAAAGAACCGGTGTAGATTCCTCGTTTAACCGGTTCCAATTCTTCTATTATCTCCATAGCTCTGATTTTAGGCGCGCCGGTAATAGATCCTCCGGGAAAAGTAGCCTTCAACACGGAGACAATATCCTTTCCCGGCTGGAGTCGACCGCTTATGGTGGAAACCAGGTGGAAGACGGTAGCGTATTCCTCCAGGCGGAACAGTTCCTCTACTTTCACCGAACCGAAGCGGCATACCCGCCCCAGGTCGTTTCTTTCTAAATCTACAATCATTACCAGTTCCGCCCGGTCCTTTTCACTGTTCCAAAGTTCTTCTCTCAGCTGCCTGTCGCT from Calderihabitans maritimus includes:
- a CDS encoding aminotransferase class IV; amino-acid sequence: MEEVICLNGSLLPRSRAKISVKDRGFLYGEGLFETLHVYNNKAVLLEDHLARLLKSAQYLNLSLPCSRKELVKLVENTIEVNRGSEGILRIILSGGCEKPQLLITYQHGLPYRQENYRKGISAVISSIRRNPYSPVTKIKSLSFLDNILAREEARQQGALEGIMLNVNGFVAEGTMSNFFLVKQEQVITPDLNSGILPGITRATVLRLAAALGLPVEERQVELGEIFEADECFLTNALMGVMPLVEVNGRKVGNGDAPGKITSLLLQQYRDKILS